In Halostella litorea, a single window of DNA contains:
- a CDS encoding Gfo/Idh/MocA family protein has product MTLQVGVLGYRFMGKAHANALARLPMFFPDAPDVERDVLVGRDEEALADAADQLGFSGTATDWRDVVDEVDVFYNLGPNHVHAEPSIAALEAGTPVFCEKPLAPTLDAAREIRDAARDAGVPAGNAFNYRFVPAIQYAKNLIDGGELGEIRHFRGTYLQDWLVDPEAPWSWRNDEEMAGSGALGDLGAHTVDLARFLVGDVERVSGHLKTFVDERPVEGSDETRPVTVDDAYSAQAEFENGAMGTFEASRFATGHKNDHSIEVHGSKGSLRFSLERLNELEVLREGNRGYETVLVTEEDDPYVDHWWPPGHVIGWEHTFVHENYEFLSAVANDGEFEPSFEDGYAAQAVLDAVERSDETAQWAEVERR; this is encoded by the coding sequence ATGACCCTACAGGTCGGCGTACTCGGCTATCGGTTCATGGGCAAGGCCCACGCGAACGCGCTGGCGCGGCTCCCGATGTTCTTCCCCGACGCGCCGGACGTCGAGCGGGACGTGCTCGTCGGCCGCGACGAGGAGGCGCTCGCGGACGCCGCGGACCAACTCGGCTTCTCCGGGACGGCGACGGACTGGCGCGACGTGGTCGACGAGGTGGACGTCTTCTACAACCTTGGCCCGAACCACGTCCACGCCGAGCCGTCCATCGCGGCGCTCGAAGCCGGCACGCCGGTCTTCTGCGAGAAGCCGCTCGCGCCGACCCTCGACGCGGCCCGGGAGATCCGCGACGCCGCCCGGGACGCCGGCGTCCCGGCGGGGAACGCCTTCAACTACCGGTTCGTGCCGGCGATCCAGTACGCGAAGAATCTGATCGACGGCGGCGAACTCGGCGAGATCCGCCACTTCCGCGGCACATACCTCCAGGACTGGCTGGTCGACCCCGAGGCACCCTGGTCGTGGCGCAACGACGAGGAGATGGCAGGCAGCGGCGCGCTCGGCGACCTGGGAGCACACACCGTCGACCTCGCTCGGTTTCTCGTCGGCGACGTCGAGCGCGTCAGCGGCCACCTGAAGACGTTCGTCGACGAGCGGCCGGTCGAAGGGAGCGACGAGACGCGTCCCGTGACCGTCGACGACGCCTACTCGGCGCAGGCGGAGTTCGAGAACGGCGCGATGGGGACGTTCGAGGCCTCCCGCTTCGCCACCGGCCACAAGAACGACCACAGCATCGAGGTCCACGGTTCGAAGGGGAGCCTGCGGTTCTCGCTGGAACGGCTGAACGAACTCGAAGTCCTCCGCGAGGGTAACCGCGGCTACGAGACGGTGCTCGTCACCGAGGAGGACGACCCGTACGTCGACCACTGGTGGCCGCCCGGCCACGTCATCGGCTGGGAGCACACGTTCGTCCACGAGAACTACGAGTTCCTCTCGGCGGTCGCGAACGACGGCGAGTTCGAGCCGAGTTTCGAGGACGGGTACGCCGCGCAGGCGGTGCTTGACGCCGTGGAGCGGAGCGACGAAACCGCCCAGTGGGCCGAGGTCGAGCGCCGATAG
- a CDS encoding PKD domain-containing protein gives MTLEWECTVCDAATAPVVANGTVYAGGNNGGNVTAVNATDGTLRWQTSFPGDPRDVAVVDGTGYVINDTSVMAFDPDTGTIDWHHTSAGSDGRYVSDMTVANGTVFYGVKFQGSTSEHLYAVDADTGSQRWTFAAENRTHGIAVADGTVFVSGANATGDDWQPWLYALDADTGKHQWSYDWVESDSSVDYFAREPPAVANGTVYLPVERRVKDGLSIDSYGYVYAFDAASGANSWTTNFTDQKPTGTPKISVANGTVYANSKDYRVEALDASTGTERWQTKLFVEGTSGTDRSYPAVADGMIYVTDANGFIRGFDASDGSEVWSDYSGGIGNYPPAVANGNVYVVDRQGYVQAWGGESTSNQAPAATFTYSPSSPTVGGDVTFDASNSTDSDGSVVSYEWDFDGDGNYEKTGESVTHSFTTNGTTTVSLRVTDDGGTTNTTQQTVEVTSTSKSPTATFTAAPRPGYAGEFITFNASNSTDPDGNIVEYEWDFVGDNSFDSNSSDPDFRFQYDSARQENVTLRVTDESGNTDTYTQTITVEQGAPNATFTTSPQPGYAGEFITFNASNSTDPNDKIVEYEWDFVGDSSFDSNSSESDFRFKYDSARQENITLRVTDADGNTDTFTRTITVKREAPNATFTASPRPAYAGEFITFNASNSTDPNDNIVKYEWDFVGNSSFDSNSSNPDFRFLYDSARQENVTLRVTDESGDTDTYTQTITVKQGAPNATFTTSPQPGHAGEFITFNASNSTDPNNKIVKYEWDFVGDSSFDSNSSDPDFRFQYDSARQENVTLRVTDADGNTGTFTRTITVTDDSDDSGGSVPSSGDDEFDDDEGSDDAADNDDEAETTVQSENESSETGTSVQSSVQNAIAGQRIGVDVPAPQREQHFELDEVALTPAQNGSLSLDVEASSEPLNSTPDAELPSEGTEELGYVSVNASVDNANIEESQFTFQVDQEELDGLESKPENIAMYRYNEELDRWEERPTRVVGREDGELVLRTTGDRFSEWTVAAKTADLAITDTETDVEAATTGEDVRIQAFVTNTGGANGTYEAQLSANGEVIDRKTATVPANRTVVVDFVRTFDQPGRYEMQVNDVTVGQINVTEDSQEDTADGTSTDDMSTDEEGDNSEDDAGADDGSVTDGDNNVTDDDDEDDANVELGGFGIVVALLALVLIVGAGRYRSGRS, from the coding sequence GTGACGCTGGAATGGGAGTGTACGGTCTGCGACGCGGCAACGGCTCCCGTCGTGGCGAACGGGACCGTCTACGCCGGCGGAAACAATGGCGGGAACGTTACTGCCGTCAACGCTACGGATGGTACCCTCCGCTGGCAGACCTCGTTCCCGGGTGACCCGCGGGACGTTGCGGTCGTCGACGGGACGGGGTACGTCATCAACGACACGTCGGTGATGGCGTTCGACCCCGACACCGGGACCATCGACTGGCACCACACCAGCGCCGGCTCCGACGGCCGGTACGTCTCGGATATGACGGTCGCTAACGGCACCGTCTTCTACGGCGTGAAGTTCCAGGGGAGCACCAGCGAGCACCTGTACGCGGTCGATGCCGATACCGGGAGCCAGCGCTGGACGTTCGCGGCCGAGAACCGAACGCACGGCATCGCTGTCGCCGATGGCACCGTCTTCGTGTCGGGCGCGAACGCGACGGGCGACGACTGGCAGCCCTGGCTGTACGCCCTCGACGCTGACACCGGTAAACACCAGTGGAGTTACGACTGGGTGGAGTCGGATTCCAGCGTCGATTACTTCGCGCGGGAGCCACCGGCTGTGGCGAACGGGACCGTCTACCTGCCGGTCGAGAGACGGGTTAAGGACGGACTCAGCATCGATTCCTATGGCTATGTGTACGCGTTCGATGCCGCCAGCGGCGCCAATAGCTGGACTACCAATTTCACCGACCAGAAGCCCACGGGGACCCCGAAGATATCGGTCGCCAACGGCACGGTCTACGCCAACAGCAAGGATTATCGGGTGGAAGCGCTGGATGCCAGTACCGGTACGGAGCGCTGGCAGACGAAACTGTTCGTCGAGGGCACGTCCGGGACCGACCGGAGCTATCCGGCTGTCGCCGACGGAATGATATACGTCACGGACGCCAACGGGTTCATCCGCGGGTTCGATGCCAGCGACGGCAGTGAGGTCTGGTCGGACTACTCCGGGGGGATCGGCAACTACCCGCCCGCGGTTGCAAACGGGAACGTCTACGTCGTCGACCGCCAGGGCTACGTACAGGCGTGGGGCGGCGAGTCCACCAGCAACCAGGCCCCAGCGGCGACGTTCACGTACTCGCCGTCGAGTCCGACGGTGGGTGGGGACGTCACCTTCGACGCGAGCAACTCGACGGATTCGGACGGCAGCGTCGTCAGCTACGAGTGGGACTTCGACGGCGACGGTAACTACGAGAAGACCGGCGAGTCCGTCACTCACAGCTTCACGACCAACGGCACCACCACGGTGTCCCTGCGTGTCACCGACGACGGCGGCACCACCAACACCACCCAGCAAACTGTCGAGGTTACGAGCACCTCCAAGTCACCGACAGCGACCTTCACGGCCGCCCCGCGTCCGGGCTATGCGGGCGAGTTCATCACGTTCAACGCGTCGAACAGTACCGACCCCGACGGAAACATCGTCGAGTACGAGTGGGACTTCGTGGGCGACAATAGCTTCGACTCCAACTCTAGCGACCCCGACTTCCGCTTCCAGTACGACAGCGCCCGTCAGGAGAACGTCACCCTCCGCGTGACCGACGAGAGCGGCAACACTGACACCTACACCCAGACGATCACCGTCGAACAGGGAGCACCCAACGCGACGTTCACCACGTCGCCACAGCCGGGTTACGCAGGGGAGTTCATCACGTTCAACGCGTCGAACAGTACAGATCCGAACGACAAGATCGTCGAGTACGAGTGGGATTTCGTGGGCGACAGTAGCTTTGACTCCAATTCCAGCGAGTCGGACTTCCGCTTCAAGTACGACTCCGCCCGCCAGGAGAACATCACCCTTCGTGTGACCGACGCGGATGGAAACACGGACACGTTCACACGAACGATCACCGTCAAACGGGAAGCGCCCAACGCGACGTTTACAGCCTCGCCCCGTCCGGCCTATGCGGGCGAGTTCATCACGTTCAACGCGTCGAATAGCACCGACCCCAACGATAACATCGTCAAGTACGAGTGGGATTTCGTTGGCAACAGTAGCTTCGACTCCAACTCCAGCAACCCCGACTTCCGCTTCCTGTACGACTCCGCCCGTCAGGAAAACGTCACTCTCCGTGTCACTGACGAGAGCGGTGACACCGACACCTACACCCAGACGATCACCGTCAAACAGGGAGCACCCAATGCGACGTTCACGACGTCGCCACAGCCGGGCCACGCGGGCGAGTTCATCACGTTCAACGCGTCGAACAGTACGGATCCGAACAACAAGATCGTCAAGTACGAGTGGGATTTCGTGGGCGACAGTAGCTTCGACTCCAACTCCAGCGACCCGGACTTCCGCTTCCAGTACGACAGCGCCCGTCAGGAAAACGTCACCCTCCGTGTGACCGACGCGGACGGCAACACCGGCACGTTCACACGGACGATCACAGTCACGGACGACTCCGATGATTCGGGTGGCTCCGTGCCGTCTTCGGGTGACGACGAATTCGACGACGATGAAGGCAGCGACGATGCAGCCGACAATGACGACGAGGCAGAAACGACCGTCCAGAGCGAAAACGAGTCCAGCGAAACCGGTACATCGGTCCAGAGTTCCGTCCAGAACGCCATCGCGGGACAGCGGATCGGGGTCGACGTGCCGGCCCCCCAGCGAGAGCAGCACTTCGAACTCGACGAGGTGGCGCTCACTCCCGCTCAGAACGGGAGCCTCTCGCTCGACGTCGAAGCCAGTTCCGAACCGCTCAACTCGACGCCCGACGCCGAGTTGCCATCCGAGGGTACGGAGGAACTGGGATACGTCAGTGTCAACGCCAGCGTCGACAACGCGAACATCGAGGAGAGCCAGTTCACGTTCCAGGTCGACCAGGAGGAACTCGATGGGCTGGAGTCGAAGCCCGAGAACATCGCGATGTACCGGTACAACGAGGAACTGGATCGATGGGAGGAGCGGCCTACCCGAGTCGTGGGACGGGAGGATGGCGAACTCGTCCTCCGGACCACGGGCGATCGGTTCTCGGAGTGGACGGTCGCGGCCAAGACGGCCGACCTCGCTATCACCGACACCGAAACCGACGTCGAGGCGGCGACGACCGGCGAAGACGTGCGCATTCAGGCGTTCGTCACTAACACCGGCGGCGCAAACGGGACCTACGAGGCCCAACTCAGCGCCAACGGGGAGGTAATCGACCGCAAGACCGCGACCGTCCCCGCCAACCGCACCGTCGTGGTCGACTTCGTCCGCACCTTTGACCAGCCGGGTCGCTACGAGATGCAGGTAAACGACGTGACCGTCGGTCAGATCAACGTCACCGAGGACAGCCAAGAGGACACCGCCGACGGGACCTCGACCGACGACATGTCCACCGACGAGGAGGGGGACAACTCGGAGGACGATGCCGGTGCCGATGACGGCAGCGTTACGGACGGTGACAACAACGTTACCGACGATGACGACGAAGACGACGCCAACGTCGAACTCGGTGGATTCGGGATCGTCGTCGCGCTGCTCGCCCTCGTCCTGATCGTCGGTGCTGGACGGTATCGGTCGGGCCGATCCTGA
- a CDS encoding translation initiation factor eIF-2B, which translates to MIDETVEEIEAMQTHSSSVVAVKASRALEELLDREFASVEAFHRDIERNSKTLRRANPSHASLQNALRRIEREVLDADDDAVADAMARLERVIDRVVEDIETGKREAAARAADTLEDGETLLTHAYSSTFLEAVERAVRDGNYLHVYVTEARPRYLGRKTARTLAGMDRVETTLLTDAACGEVLPDCDRVLMGMTSIADDTLYNRVGTFPIASTAAQLGVPMSVVGSGVKIIDEGFVFENEYRSASEVMREPTEGFDVSNPSYDATPLELLDGVITDEGQREF; encoded by the coding sequence TCGACGAGACGGTCGAGGAGATCGAGGCGATGCAGACCCACAGCTCCTCCGTCGTCGCCGTGAAGGCGAGCCGCGCGCTGGAGGAGCTGCTCGACCGCGAGTTCGCCTCGGTCGAGGCGTTCCACCGGGACATCGAGCGCAACAGCAAGACGCTCCGCCGCGCGAACCCGTCCCACGCGTCGCTCCAGAACGCGCTCCGGCGGATCGAGCGCGAGGTGCTCGACGCGGACGACGACGCCGTCGCGGACGCGATGGCGCGGCTGGAGCGGGTCATCGACCGGGTCGTCGAGGACATCGAGACCGGCAAGCGCGAGGCGGCCGCCCGGGCCGCCGACACGCTCGAGGACGGCGAGACGCTGCTCACCCACGCGTACTCGTCGACGTTCCTCGAAGCCGTCGAGCGGGCGGTGCGGGACGGGAACTACCTCCACGTGTACGTCACCGAGGCCCGCCCCCGCTACCTCGGCCGGAAGACGGCGCGGACCCTCGCCGGGATGGACCGCGTCGAGACGACGCTGCTCACCGACGCCGCCTGCGGCGAGGTGTTGCCCGACTGCGACCGCGTGCTGATGGGGATGACCTCCATCGCCGACGACACGCTGTACAACCGCGTCGGCACGTTCCCCATCGCGTCGACGGCCGCACAGCTCGGCGTCCCGATGAGCGTCGTCGGCTCCGGGGTGAAGATCATCGACGAGGGGTTCGTCTTCGAGAACGAGTACCGCTCGGCCAGCGAGGTGATGCGGGAACCGACCGAGGGGTTTGACGTGTCGAACCCGAGCTACGACGCGACGCCGCTCGAACTGCTGGACGGCGTCATCACCGACGAGGGGCAGCGGGAGTTCTGA